In Peromyscus eremicus chromosome X, PerEre_H2_v1, whole genome shotgun sequence, the sequence TATCTCTTGGCCTGCAAAGGTGGAGCTGTGACCACAGAGCTACTACATCTTTTCCTTCGCCATAGGCACCCACCATGCTTCTGGAAAGTTGCACGTGGCATCTGTGACACACGGCTGTTGTCCACTTTTATTCTTGGATTTTGGAGCAGGTCTTGACAAGTGAAAAGTTCTGTCAAGTTATTGTTCcttcagagttaaaaaaaaaaaaaacactaaatagTTCTGATGGTCCAGGGACAGTTCGGCAGGTAAGGCTGGGGCTTACagagagcagactgagcaagAATAACAGGACAGAATAGGGAGAGTCCACAGAAATGTGTGTTCAATTGCCAGGCAGCTCAGTGGAGCCCTAGTGATAGCACAAGAATGAGCCTGGAGAAATTCCAGCCTCACTCTTTCATTCTCCGTTCCTCCTCTGGAGAGCATTGTCTTGCCTCCACACCCTGGCTATGCTAACTTTTCCTGTATCTTGAGAGTCTGCAAATTTGAGCAAGAATGTAGCACAGGTCACAGGTAATGGAGAGGGCTTCTTGAACTGGAAGCCCAGGTCTCCCTGGTGTCTGTGTGACCTTTATTTATTAGTTACCCTGGGAATATTAATCTTCAGTCTATCTTAGTGTCAAATGGAAATATTAAAATGCTTTTGAAGAATGGAGGGGAAGATTAGAGAGTTAAGCATGTGAAAAATCCAGCACAGTTCCTGGCACATATTTAGTGCTAAAGCAATTGGAGCTTTATATTAATGATTGTTGGTCCGTCCGGATGCCACAACTTTGTGCCTTGACAGGGTTCTATCCTGGAGATCCCTGAAAAGCTGATGTGTTGAGGACCTTGCACCAATCCAAAAAGTCACAACAAGAAACACTTGGCACCTTGATCGACTTGTCCCCTTTGTCTCCCTCACTCTGCAAGCATACCAATTTAGGATCTAAGAAAGCTGAAGAGACCCTTGCAGTTTATTGCTTGGGTAGGACCATGGTCCCAAATTCTCTGAGACAGAtactctcccctccccactgcccCAAGCCCACCTCACCGCCCCAAGCCCACCTCACCCCATTTCCCTGAATTGTATCAGTTCAGGCTCTCCAGGTATCAATTTTCTGGTCAGCAGAaatcccaccctccaccccccgcCACTTGGAATGCTACTATCGCGGAGATTATTGAGACCCAGCGGGGGTTATATCGCCCTGGCAACCGCCGAGTGCGCCTGCGCAGTCTTTTTCTCAGACAGACTGCTCTTAATTAGGTTCCTGCACCGCCGCAGGTCAGACTTGGGGGCCAAAAGGGTGTATCTCTCCTCCCATTGTCCAATTCCTGAGTTGGAAATTGTGCTATTTTCTTTCTGGGGCTaagaaaaatgtgagaaatgtcgCTTACTCTTTACCATCTGCTAGGAGGTGGCAGTTCGGGGAAACCTCTGATAATTAAAAGGATGCAAAGGGGAGAAAGCTTGAGCATGCCAGGAGATGAGGACGCATACAGCATGCAGTACTGGAAGGCATCACTGTCTTTCCGTAGTCAGAGGACGTTTTCTGCATGATACTCACCCCCTTGCCAGGGATGCCTCTCAGAAACTGTTACCTGCAAGCTTTCTAGGGAAAGCTTGTGAGCAGGGTTAGAAACTGTCAGAGGAATCGGGACGAAGAGATCTAAAATGCTAACTTTACCTTAACAGCTTGAGTGTTGAAACAAACAGTGCTAACGTGGGGTATACAGTGTGGATTAAATCTGACTCAAGATCCAAGGCCAGTTGTATTTGAGAAGGCTATTACTGTTTCCTAAGAGGCACCCCCAGGAGATAGGGCCTTTGTTACCCCCTGCCACAGATGTCTCTCTCCCGCTCCCCTTCTGAACTCAACCATGTCTTTCTGGGTGACTTTCAAcctccccccccccgggggggtaTTTTACCTACAGCCTATACCTTCGCCAGTTCCTCCTTTTGTCCCTTAGCCCAGTCTCAGGTATCACTCCCCAATCCCACTACCCACTACAGCATATCGTATCTCCAGCCTTTCATTTCACCTTGTCCTTCCCACCACCTCCCTGGACTATCCCCTCACCCACCTCCTGCTTCATACTCCTGACCTTTCCCCAGCCTGCCTTGTACCTCACTGCCTTTTTCACTGCCCTCCCGTCATGGAGTTGGGAGTTATACTTGTGGACTCCCATAGTACACAGCAGCCCGCTCCGTTTTCTTATCTACCACTTGCCACAGCACAGTAGAATTGCTGGTTCACTTCCATGACGTTCCTCTTTTCGGGGGAAGTTCTGAAGCCCAGATGGGGCTTCTTTACCCTTATATCGCCAGCACATGGCCTTGTTCTCAGCACACAGGTACCTGATAAATGTTTATAGAATAAATGAGGACATAATCATGGCATAATtcattatacttttatttttactacacTCTGCAAGGGCAAATTAAATACAGGTAAGTGgcagtcttttatttttgttagtttgtttgttaaCACAGCAATAGACTCAAAAGGAGGGCAACCACGAATGAGGGGCTTTGTGTTTGGGGTgtgtttgtgtacgtgtgtgtattgTTACTGTTATTTAGCTTATTTTACTGGTTatttcaaatacataaatattaccAATATGTTTTACACAGTTATCCGAACATTTATACTGAaacaagacaggaagagaaaacgAGCAATTTCATTTATAAACACTGATCATGAAGACAATTAGAGTGtattagaaggaaagaaatattatTAGAATTGGAACACAGTAAGCACAAGGTGTACTCTTTACCCCAACCCTCCCAACTTCTGATTTAGGACACTATTGCCCCTTTCCCAAAGGCCCCTTTAACTGATGCCACTCAACTAAAGTGAAACATCAGACTTCACATGGAGCCAAAGAAGAACATGGCAGTTGCCTCAGATCTGGCCCTGGTCTCCTCATCTTCCACAGCCTCCCTGTATTGCTCTGGCCAGTCCTGTGGCCGCTTTCTGTAGAGCCTGGCCATGTATTCCAAGGCTTTCATTTTGGTGATTTCAAGGTGAGCCCGAGGACCCCAAAGCAGCTCATATTCAACTGGATTAGAGTAGGAGAGTGGCCTGCATTCCAGGTAACGTTGTCTCATAAGCTTACAGGTGATGGCGTGCTTCTTCCCTACATCCACACTAAATCTCCGGAGTAAGTTCCAGACGTTGGCCTCCTTGACACGGTTGCCCATCAGGAAGATCAAACCCAGAATTGGCATCACATATTCTTGGGTGGGTCTGCCCAGGCTCTCTAGCATTACTTGCTCTTCTTCTGATTCTGGTTGCTGAACAAGGAGGTAGATGTGCTCACTGGTATCAACCTCAATCAGAGAGAACCCATAAAACAGATCAAGGATTAGTGTGGCTCGGCTGAGGATATTTGGGAACACATCCTCGAATTCTTTACCAGTATGAGCCAATAGCTCATCCTGATGTATAGGCAGCAACTCCTCAGTGACATTAATGGCCAACTGGACCAAATCATTTGCTTTATCATTCATAGCGTCCTCTGACCAGAACTCTAAGCCAGCAGCCTGGCTTCTCTCTTTGGCTTTGTCAGCTTCCAGGGCCTTGCTATATTCTTCTGGCCAGCTCCAGGGTTCTTCATCATGGGCCTCTGCTACAAACTTCAGGGCCTCCATCTTTGTGATTTCCCTGTGGGCTCTAGAGCCCCACAAGAACTCAAATTCAAGGGGATTAGTGCCATATACTGGCCAGTACTCCAAAAATCGCATACGGACAAAGTCAGTAGTGAGGAGGTTTCTTGTGTTCCCAAAGAGGTTGTTGATCCTCTGAGGCTCATCCATCACATCAGCCTTTAACAGCAGATCCCAAATTGAGGCCTCTCTTGCCCGGTTGCCATTCAAGAGGATGTGCCCTAGGACCAAGGCCAGGAGACCTGCTTTTGGCATGTCCAGGGTCTCTGCTAGCCGTTCAGTGGTCTGGGGACCTGGTTTGCTGATTAGGTTGTAAGTGTCAGTCTGAGGATCAAGAACTCTCAGATTCAACCCAAAGACCCGATCCAGGTGAGCTGAGGCTCGTCTGAGTATCTCAGGGAACTGGTCTGAGTATTCTCTGAGAAACTCCAGCATGTCTGACTGCCGGATAGACCCCTCACTTTGGCTTTTCATGCGCATGAAATTCACCAAAGCAACCGACCTGTCTTCTAGAGGGTCGTGGACCCTGAGCGCCCCCAAACGTCGGGACTGCTCGTCGATGAGAACCTCGATGTCATTCGGGTCCTGCACAGCCTGGGGAGCGCTGGCACCCTGTGGGTCGATTGGAATCTGAGGGCCCTGGGGAGCCTCAGGGACCAGCATGGAGGTGGGGGGCCCGGAGGCATTAGTAGCCTGCATTTCACCCCGGCTCTCGCTGTAATCTGCAGTGGTCTCTGCGCTGCCGTGGCGCGCATTCTGGCTTACCAGAGACATGGTTCCAGGAGACAGGAACACGAACGCGGAGGTCAGCGATCCCTCGGAGAGAGGATCGGAGGTGTGTTGGCGCCTCGGCACAGAGCCGAAGCCTGATACCCGGAAGCTGTGCGGCTCAAAAGTGAGAGCTGGTAAGAAAAGCGATCTTTTTACACAGGCAGTAGCAAGCAATGAGCTAAAGCCCAAGAGCAGTTAGCTTTGCCGCAGCCTACGCAGGCGCAGTCAGCCTCTGCGACGTGGTGACCACGCCCCGCTCAGGCTTCCACTCCCGCCTCCTCCCACCTCTGGCCGGTCAGTTTGGCCCATGAGGGGTTCGAACTTCTCTTGGGGAAGAGAactctcaaaaagaaacaacGGAAATGAAGCAGAAGCATTAAGGGATGGGGGTGTTCAGTGATGCTGCATCTGAAGTTTTTCTAGTTTTTCTGTGAGGTACTAAGAACATTGGTAAGGCTTAATAGAGGATAGGGGGTGTGTTCATGATAATTGTGGAGTCATTAAGGCCTCCACCAACTCAACAGATTATTTCTTGAACATATGCCCatgccagacacagtgctgggTATTTGTGCGGTGCATCAGCAATTGCCTTGAGGACAAACTGAATATTCCCTTCCATATGGAGCTTGCAGTAGGGTTGGTTCAATCAGTGGTAATGAGGACCAACCCTTTATGGAACACTTAGTAGGTGACAGGCattgtttttggtgttttagTTTTCTCATATTAAAATCACTTAATCTTAGCTAGTCTGAATAACATTCATCCTAAAAGTGAGAAAACTAGCTCAGGGAGGTGAGTCTGTACAGACTCGGGCCACTTCAAGTGAAAGAGGCTTTGAATCCTTTTATCAGAGTCCAGAACATAAGCACTTTCTTTCACACCATCTGCCTTTCAAGGAGTTCTTAGCTCTACTTCATAAAAATGGCTCAGATCAAACTGATGGAAATCAGCACGAGTCAATTTACACGCAGTACAAACACAGGAGTAGTGAATGGCAGTTTTGTCTGAAGTATCTTTGAttggaggaggagctgagctcTAAGTGATGGAAAGGATGGGAAGAGTTCATGGTTCACAAGGGCACTGTAGCTTTAGAGAACATCAACAGGAAAGGCCCAGAAGTATAAGGGTAAAAGACAAGTTTGCATAACTGCCAGTTATTCAGGTTGGCTAGAGCCAGAACGTGCTAGCATGGCTGGGAGGCAAGGACAGAGTTGGCCAAACAGGAAGGACTAAATTTCCTCCTATATGTCGGAAACTGTTTATGGCTGCACAGCACATTAGGTCCTGTTCATCATTCAGGGGTTTGTACATTTGTATTTGAGGATGTGTGGTCTAAACACTCTGCTAGGAAGAAGGGTCAGTTGCTCTATTTTCTGCCACAGTAGTTGGGCTAAAGCGTAGCCCTAATCCAGGAATTcagtaaaggaagaaaaaatgtcaGATTCATATCTGCAGCCACAACGGAAATCCTTCCAAGTTCTTGATGGTAATGATTATTGTTTTACATTCAGTGATCCAGGGCCCTGAAACTCCTTCAG encodes:
- the Magee2 gene encoding melanoma-associated antigen E2 → MSLVSQNARHGSAETTADYSESRGEMQATNASGPPTSMLVPEAPQGPQIPIDPQGASAPQAVQDPNDIEVLIDEQSRRLGALRVHDPLEDRSVALVNFMRMKSQSEGSIRQSDMLEFLREYSDQFPEILRRASAHLDRVFGLNLRVLDPQTDTYNLISKPGPQTTERLAETLDMPKAGLLALVLGHILLNGNRAREASIWDLLLKADVMDEPQRINNLFGNTRNLLTTDFVRMRFLEYWPVYGTNPLEFEFLWGSRAHREITKMEALKFVAEAHDEEPWSWPEEYSKALEADKAKERSQAAGLEFWSEDAMNDKANDLVQLAINVTEELLPIHQDELLAHTGKEFEDVFPNILSRATLILDLFYGFSLIEVDTSEHIYLLVQQPESEEEQVMLESLGRPTQEYVMPILGLIFLMGNRVKEANVWNLLRRFSVDVGKKHAITCKLMRQRYLECRPLSYSNPVEYELLWGPRAHLEITKMKALEYMARLYRKRPQDWPEQYREAVEDEETRARSEATAMFFFGSM